The nucleotide sequence CAAACCAGTGTCGTCGGGATCGCTTCGTTTAAATCCGTCTGGGCTTTTTGGATCGCCCGTTCTTGCATCGTGATGGCGATCCAGTCGGGATGCTGACAGAAACCGCTGCGGAAGTATCGCTGCATCGCTTTGGTCAATTCCGCCGACCGCTGTGCCGGGTCGGTCGCTGCGATTTGGTGGACATGATCCGGGACCGAGACGCTGGGGCCGGCGAAGGCGTAGTTCCAACGCAGCGGGCGATCATGCTGTACCAAACGGAACAGCAAGTGGTTTTCACCTTTGCGGAGGTTCAGTTCCCACTGGTCACCCAGCGGGTCCAGTTTGCGATCTTGACGACGTGACGCGACTTCTTTGTTGTTCAGGTAGACAAGGAAGCCGCCGTCAACGCCCAACATCAACCGGACCTTTTGGGCCTTGGGTGATTGAATCGACTGGTGGATGAACAGAACACCGGGTGAAGCAGTCGATTCGGCCGGCGGGTTGATGGCGATCGCCGGCAGGTCGCCGCGGTGCTGCCAACGATACGTGCGTCCGCCGTAGTTGACGTCACGGTCGGCATCAAACGCTTTGCGGTCGATCGGGAAATTATCTTGATATCCCTGATCGGCACGCTGCAGCTGAAACGGCCCGACGGTATGCGTCGGGCCGACGACGACACGATCGTCTTCAGGGATGGTCGCGCCACGATCTGACAGCGCTAATCGAATCGTTTGAAATTGGTGTTTTTCGTATTGCGACAGAAAGCTCAGGCGAACCTTCAGTTGCACCGGAGTCTTGTCCTGGCCGGTGCGAATGGGCGAAAATGTAAACCAAGCATTGCGATCGCCGACGCTTTGATGACCACCGACCGCCCAGCCGGCATTGCCGGTGTTGATATCGCCGTCGATGGCATAGCTGACCGCAAACTTACCGTCGGCCTGTTCGACATCCGCGGTCGCCGATTGGATTTTCAGTGGTTCCCAATTCCCGTCGCCACGGCGAATCTGCAAATCGATTTCGCTAAGAACGACGTTTCCGTTGGGCGACGCACCCACGCGATTCGTCGTTGCGTCGGCGATCGAGTGCAGATGCAGCGTTTGCCAGTCCGCGTCGGCGGGAACCGTCGCAGTGATCGTGACCACGTCGGTATCGGCGGCGGCTTCGTCCAGCGAAATGGTGCCATCGTCGTCGACCGTCATCGCGACGCCGGACTTCGAATGAACGTTATTGATCGTTGGGGCTGCAATCACGGGATCGGATTGCAGCGACCGTTCCCAACGTCGTTGGTCCGCATCGACCGACGCGATGGGGCCGTCCATTTCTTGTCGAACTTGGCGCAGGTCACGAGCCAATTGTTGCTGTTCGGCTTTCTGTTCTTCGCTGGGGACCTGGATGGTCGGTGCCGGATCCTTGACGTTCTTGTCCATCGCCGACCCGTCCAGACTGTTGAAATACGCCGACAGGCTGTAGAAGTCTTTACTGGTAATCGGATCGAACTTGTGGTCGTGACAGACCGCACAACCGGTGGTCAGCCCCAAGAAGACCGTTCCGAACGCGTCGGTCCGATCAATCACGTTGCGTGCGAAAACTTCGTCATAAATCGAACCGCCTTCGTTCGTGGTCACGTTCAAGCGGTTGAATCCGCTGGCGATCAATTGATCCATGCTGGGATCGGGCAACAGATCGCCGGCCAATTGTTCGGTGATGAAGGTGTCGAAGCGTTTGTCGTCGTTGAACGCTTGAATGACCCAGTCGCGATAAGGCCACATTTCGCGATAGTTGTCCAAGTGCAGGCCGTGAGTGTCGGCAAATCGAACGACGTCCAACCAGTACCGGGCCATGTGTTCGCCATACGCGGGCGAATCGATCAGGCGATCGACCAGTCGTTGATAGCCTTCGAGGGATGGATCCGCTAAATACTCCGCGGCGATCGTTTCGTCGGGCGGCAGACCGGTCAAATCCAAGCTGACGCGACGCAACAGGCTTTCTGGGTCGGCTTGGTCATTGGATGACAAACCGATGCGCCGGAGCGATGCTTCGACAAAGGCGTCGATGATCGAAAGGTCTTTGGCGTCGGCAATCTTTTGGACGTTCGCGGGGACTGTGTCGTCGATCGGTCGAAAGGACCAGTGCTGTTCAAATGTAGCGCCCTGGGCGATCCAACGCTCGATCGTGTCTTTCTGTTTAGCCGACAATGGTTTGTGGTAATCCGGCGGTGGCATCACCAGATCGGGATCACTTTCGCGAATCCTTTCCAACATCAGGCTGTCGGCCGGTTCGTCGGTGTCGACCACATCGAAGATGCCATCGGCGGTGTCCAAGCGAATGCCGGCTTGGCGATCATGTTCGTCCGGGCCGTGGCAGGCGAAACAGTGATCGGACAGGATCGGTTTGATATCGCGGGCGAAATCGACATCATCGGCATCGCTGGTCTTTCCGTCCGGGCCGTCGGCGAACCCAGGCCCTGGGACCGCCAGCGAAGCGATGACTGAGGCCATCAGTATTCCTGTCCAAGCCGCCAGCCTTCTGCGACTTCGTGCGAACGGTGGACGTTCGGCTGCAGGGTTTGCGGCAGTGGCGGCGAGGCGCGCGCGTGGATTCAGCATGGTGTCGACGAACCGTCGGAAAGGGGCGGGCAGAAAGGCGGGGCGGTGCGATGCAACCGCGTTCGCGTCATTGTACCGCACCCGCGGCCCGAATCGAACTGCTTTGCTAACAACTAACGCTTACCAAGTCGCGACGCGGCGGTTCGTGGATGGTATTTTGAGGATTCAGAGACTGTTGATTCGTGTTATTTCGCGATACAGCAGGCTCGCCTCTCCCTTCACCCCCATCGGCAGCCCCAAGATGCGGACCGAACTGGAAAAAACACTCGACGACCTGCACCACCAATTGGAGTCCGCCGCGACGTTGGATCAGGACCAGCGGGCAAGATTGCGGCAGGCGGTGACCGAAATCCGCCAAAGCCTGGATCGGGAGGACGTCAGTTCCCAGACCCTGGCGTCAAGGTTGCGAGAGGCGACCGAGCAGTTTCAGGTCGAGCACCCGTCGCTGACCAACAGTGTCGGTCGCGTCGCCGACATCCTGTCGCAAATGGGCATCTAGCCTCTCAGGTGACCATCGCGGTCCGGCGGTGCACATCGCCCGGCGGACCGATCGCATTCCGATCGCTTCTTTCGTCCGATCTTGCCTGCGATTCCCGAAGGCGATGGTGCGACGGGTGAAGGTGGGACGGGTGAAGGTGGGACAGTTTGTCCGCTTTTTCAAGCGTCCTGTGTCATAATGTCCCGATCGTCGAATGCGACGTTTCTAAACGCGATTTTCGGGCACAAATTCGTAGAATGCATTTGTGCCATTGTCGCGCACCGGAGCGCATCAAAGCGGACCGAAATTGCATCGTCGTACGAAAGGCGGTTGTGTCGTCGGTCGCCCTATGATCGATCTCCACGCGGGTTCGTATCCCGTCGCTCGCGGTGTGACAGCAGGGCACCGGCCGCGGGACCGGTCCCAGGATCGCCCGTGAATGCCTGGACCATCCCCATGTGTGATCGGAACCATGGACAACCGACTAATGAAGCTGCTGCTGGTCGACCACGACGATGACTTTCGCCAAGGCTGTGCACGTTGGATGCAGCACAAGGGACATCGCGTAACTCAGGCCACGTGTGGTGTCGAAGCGCTGCAGTTGTGCGAACGCCACGGATACGACGTGGTCGTGATCGACATCGATATGCCGGGTGTGACCGGGTTGGAGTTCCTGCAACGGGTCCGGCAAGACGATCTGGATTTGGAAGTCGTCATCTTGACGGGCCAGGGATCGATTTCGTCTGCCGTGGCGGCGATGCAAATGGGGGCCTGTGATTATCTGACCAAGCCCTGTGCGTTAGGTGAATTGGAACACCACTGCCATGTTGCCCACGACCGAGCTGTTTTGCGACGCGAAAACCAGAACTTGAAAGCCGTGATGTCACGACAACGACCGGCGGCGCGTTTGGTCGGCCATTCGGCCCCGATCGCCTCAGTGAAACGGATGATTGAAAAGGTCGCTCCAACCGATAAACCGGTGCTGATCGAAGGTGAAAGTGGCACCGGCAAGGAAGTCGTCGCCCGCTTGATTCAAAAGCACAGTCACGTCGCCGAACGGCCGTTCGTCACCATCAACTGCGCCGCCCTTCCCGAACAGTTGGTCGAAAGCGAATTGTTCGGTCACTTGAAGGGATCGTTTACCGGTGCGACAGCCGATAAGCCTGGCCTGTTTGAAATCGCCGACGGCGGGACGCTGTTCATCGATGAAATCGGCGAATTGCCGCCATCGTTGCAACCCAAGCTGTTGCGTGTCTTGGAAGACGGTTCGATGCGGCGGATCGGTTGCCATAAAGAACGCGTCGTCAATGTCCGCGTGATTGCCGCCACCAATCGTGATTTGGAAGACGAAGTCGAACAGGGACGATTCCGGCGTGATCTTTATTATCGAATCAACGTGTTGTCGCTGCGATTGCCACCGCTGCGTGATCGCGTCGGCGATATCGATGTGTTGATCGATCATCTGTTGCCCGATGACTGGCACGTCGACGTCTTGGCCCGACAAGCCATGAACGCCTATCACTGGCCGGGTAACATTCGGCAACTGATCAACGTGTTGGAACGGGCGATGATCCTGGCCAACGGGCAAGAAATCACGCTGGATGATCTGACCCACGATGTCGCCGACTGTACCGGTGACGCCGAATGCCAAGTCGTTACGGCCACCCCACGTTCAATCCTGGACCAAGCCGGCATGCAAGAAGGTCGAACGCCGCTGACGATCGATGAACTGACCAAGACGCATGTGTTGGACGTGCTGTCGGCGTGCAACGGCAACAAGGCGAAAACGGCACGCATGCTGGGCATCCACCGACGAAAACTGTATCGCTTGTTGCACCGTTATGAAGGCGATGCCGTTCCGGCAACCGATGACGTTGTTCAGTGAATCCGCCGCTGGATCCGTCTGAAGTCATCAAGACGGCTCGTGCGGGATGGGTGTTGGTCACCGCCCAGATGGTCTTGGCTGCGGCGTTGGTTCTGTCATCACGGTGGTCACCACCGGACGCGTGGATGTTGATTTTGATGGTGCCAGGAATCGTCGTCGCCATCACTGCTTGGCTGGCGATTGGACTTCGGCGTCTTCGGATTCACCCCACGCCCGGGCAACAGACGGTTTTAACGATGGCTGGGCCTTATCGTTGGGTACGGCATCCGATGTATGCCGGTTTGCTGTTGTTCACGCTGGCACAACTGCCATTTGATTGGCAGCCCTGGCGATTCGTGTCGTGGGTGTGTTTGCTGGGCGTCCTCTGGAGCAAGTCGTCGATCGAAGAAAATGCTCTGATGCAACGATTTGAAACCTATCGCGACTATCGGTCACGCACCGGGCGTTTCTTGCCAAGGATAATTCCAGCGACGGGTTCGGCATTCAGACGCTGATCACGGCGGATGCGATGTCGAAAAATCAGCCGGTAAGGCATTCTGCACAGCCCGATCGTCGGTCATCGGGAACTTGAACCACGTGGTACAGTTCCGATTCGTCCAATGGGTCGTGATGACGCTGTTGATGATCCAACACCGACAGGTCCGCATCGGATGCGCCCGACGATGAATGCGCTGATCGGCGTTGCAAACGTTGCCGTAAACTTTCATCGTCCACTTGGCAGTCCAGGATGCCGAAGTGCGCACCGGTGCGTTCAGCCAATTCCAGGAATCGCATTCGGCACGCTCGTCGCAGGAACGTGGCATCGACGACCACCGAATCTCCATGATTCAAGATGGTTTCCGCCAATTGGAATAGTGCATTGTAGGTGATGCGATCACCCTGAGCGCTATACATGCGACGGGCGACTTCGTCGGACGGTCGGTCTTCGGCTTGCAATCCAAAGTGCCGTTTTCGTTCCACGTCGCTGCGAATTCGAATCGCGCCACACCGCTTGACGACGTTACGGCTGAGCGTCGACTTGCCGCTGCCGCTGAAACCGTGGGTGATCCAAAGCCGACGGTCGGTGGGACGAGAAAACTGTTCGGCCAAGTCGATGTGATTCACACAGTCGTTCAGCGCCTCGTGTCTCTCGCTGTCGGTGACCCGTTGTTGGCGACTGCGGATCCAGGCGACTTTTGCTCGTACCAACGCCCGGTCAATCAAGTACCAGCGCAACAGGTGCAGCGATTCATGATCGCCGGTGCGGTCCAGATAATCGTTAGCAAACGCGCGACAGAAGTCCATTCGCCCGCGTGCGGCGAAATCCATGGCCACAAATGCGGCGTCACACAACACATCGATGCAGCGAAACGCTTTGCAGAATTCGATGCCGTCAAACGGCGTCAGTTGTCCACGCCAGTGAATCAAGTTGGCCAAGTGTAAATCGCCGTGACATTCACGCACGAAGCCCTGACGGAATCGTTCCGCAAAGACATCCCCGTGCAAATCAACGAAGCGGTGCATCCACGATACCAGAGCGTCCAGATTCTGTTGTGCCCTGTCGTGCGGGACTTCCGCCAGTGCATCCAAGTTTCGTTCAAAAGTCGACAAGACCTGATTCGGCGGGCTGCCGGCAAATTCGGCGGTTACCCGTTGGGCGGACCGGTGAAACTGGGCGATCACCTTGGCCAGTGCTTGTACCGTCGCATCGTGAACCAAACCGCGGGCAAGTTGCGCATTCAGAAGTGAATTGTCGGGAAAACGGACCATGCGAACGGCATAATCAACGACTTCACCGACGGTGGGATCGCCTCGGTTCGCGGTGGACGCCCGGTGCGGAGTTTCCACCCGTAGGGACGTTCCGTGGCGTCGGATGGGTACGACATCCAGATACAGTTGCGGGGCGAAGCGACGGTTCAGCCGTAGTTCTTCCTCGCAGAAAAACTTTCGCTTGGCCAGCGTTGTGTAGTCCAAGAAATCGGTGCGTATCGGTTTCTTGACTTTGTAGGCATGGCTGCCGACCAGGAAGACCCAAGAAATATGGGTCTCGTGAACCTCCACCGGCCCGTCGGCGTGGTCTGGAAAAGCCGACGGGTCGCGAAGTGCACGCTGCAAGGGCTGGTGACCGCGCAGGGGCAGAGACGAGTTGCTATTAGCGATATCGGGCATGATGAGGACCGATGATTCGGGCGGATGCCGGATGAATCATTCGCTATTGCTGGACGATGACTTCAAGCCTTCGATCATCCGGTTGCGAGTGATCCAAACGCTGCACGGGGCGTGCCGCAAGACATAGCGTGACACGCTGCCCATCAGCAAACGCCCCAACAGACCGCGCGGGGTTTCCCCGGCGACTACCAGGTCGGATCGCTCGTCTTCGGCAAAACGCACCAAAGCTTCGCCGATGTGTTGGCCTTCGATCACGTGACAGGACGCTTTGGCGACATGGGGTGCCAGTTCCGACGCCAGTTCGGTCAGGTGCTCGGTCGCTCTGCCGGAAAGTTCTGGATCGGGTTCCAATTCGCCATACATTCCCGGCCAGTAAGGCACCACACTGACCAACGAGACGTCGGCTGCTTTGCCCCAGTGGGTGTCACGCAGTTCTTCGATCGCGGCGCAGGCCGGCCCGCTGTCTTCGTAACCCACCGTGATGCGGACTTGGCGTGGTTGCTTTGCCAGCCCCGTGGGACGGACAACCAGGACGCTGCAGGGCGCATGAGTGGCCACGTAATCGCTGGTGCTGCCCAGCATGATTCGGCTGACCGTGCTGTGGCCTCGCGCGCCGATGACCACCAAGTCGGCATTGGTTTGCTCGGCGATGCGGACGATTTCCGGACCCGCCGAACCTCGCGGTGCGACATGGTCGATCGATACGTTGGCGCCCTCGAACATGTCTCGAATACGAGCCGCCGATTGTTCGGCCGCGTCGCGTTCACGCTTCAACAGGTCCTCCAGCCAGCTTTCGACCGGTTGGGCGCGATAGCTGTAGCTTGGCGGATGAATCACGGTGGCAATCGTGATTTCCAAACGGTCACGGTGGGGCAGATGCGACAGCAGCCAGGCCGCTTCTTCGGCGTTGGCCGATCCGTCGGTGGCGATCACGATGCGCTTCATGACTGGGGCCTTTCCAATGGTGTGGAACACGTTCGACCGTGGGACGCGCTGCCGCTAAGCCGTCGGTCGTGGCACAGCGACACCGCAGCGAAACAATGGGCAATCGGGATGCCGATCCCTCGAAAACCCAAACAGGCGATCTTTTGTGTCCTTTCAGCTCGTCTGCATGGCTCATTATCGCACACCCAAGGTCGCCGCGCGCGTTTGGGATCAGCCCGGCGGGTGCGTCCGACCGCCGCAGCGGAAGACCGTTGGCGGATCGCGGGAGCAAAAAGGACATTCATAATGTCGTAAGCTGACGATACTTTGGAGGTATCCACACAAGACACCGAGAGCACGCTGATGACCACACGTACAGCCAAGCCGAAGACGGGACAAGCAAAAGCCGGCGCGGCAAAAAACGCCAAACCGAAGAACAGCGGCAAGCCCAAGGGCAGCGTCGAAATGCTGACCGAGGCGGCGGAATGCCTGAAGACTTTGGCCCATCCGGTGCGTCTGCGCATCGTCCAGTTGTTGCTGCACGGCAGATTCACCGTCGGCGAATTGGCCGCCGATTGCCAGATTCCCGACAATGTCGCAAGCGAACATTTGCGGCTGCTGCAGCGATGCGGCTTTTTGACCAGCCAACGCGAAGGCCGCCGAGTCTATTACCAAGTGGCCGAACCCCATCTGGAACAATTGATGGCGTGCATCGAAGGACGATTCATTCGCTAAATGTGTCGCGGTCGGACCCACCGGCGTGTGGGCGATCTTCGGGCAACGACCATTCGTCACCTTACGAGCTGACGTGAGATGCCCACAGCATGACGGCCGGAACGTGGGTGATGTTCGGGCCGCCGCCGCGACGACGCTTTCCATCACCAATGGTTTGAATACAGGAGAAATCGGATCCATGAAGATCGTCATCATCGGCGGTGTCGCCGGCGGCGCCTCGGCCGCCGCACGGGCACGACGCCTTAGCGAAGACAGCGAAATCGTCATCATCGAACGTGGCGAAGCACCGTCGTTTGCCAATTGCGGACTGCCATACTACGTGGGCGGCGAAATTCAATCGCGTGACAAGTTGTTGGTCGCCCCGATCGAACGTTTGCACGGACGCTACCGATTGGATGTTCGGGTTCGCAGCGAAGTCACGAAAATCGATCGTGCGAACAAGACGGTGGATGTGAAAGATCTGCGTGACGGAACGACGTATCAAGAAAGTTATGACAAGCTGATCGTTTCGACCGGCGCGGCTCCCTTCCGCCCTGACTTGGACGGCATTGATCACCCACGCGTGATGGAATTACGTGACCTCAAGGATGCCGACGCGATGCATGCCGCCGCGATCGGACAATCCGGAAAAGCGGTCGTTGTGGGGGCGGGGTTCATCGGCATCGAAGTCGCCGAAAACTTGGTCCGCCGCGGTTGGGACGTCACCGTCGTCGAACTCGGCGACCAGATATTGCCGCCCTGGGACAAGGAAATGGTCAATGGCCTGCACGATCATTTGCGCGGTCACGGTGTCACGTTGCAGTTGAACGATTCGGCCGATCGGTTCCAGGACCGCGACGGCGGCGTGACGGTCCACTTGAAATCCGGCGGATCCATTGACGCCAGTTTCGTCGTTTTGGCGATCGGCGTGCGTCCGGAAAGTCGGTTGGCGGCCGATGCCGGTATCGAATGTGGCCCCCGTGGCGGCATCGTTACCAACGCGCAAATGCAAACCAATGATCCCGATGTCTATGCCGTCGGGGATGTCGCCCAAGTGACCGACGTGGTGACCGGTTTGCCGACCCAAATTCCGTTGGCCGGCCCCGCCAATCGGCAAGGCCGAATCGCCGCCGATCACATCTTCGGTCGGGCGTCGACGTTTCGTGGAACGCAGGGAACCGCCGTCGTGGGTGTGTTCGACCGAACCGCCGCCATGACGGGGCAAAGCGAAAAGCTTCTGAAACGTGCGGGCACTCCGTATCAAAAGATCTATGTTCATCCGACTGACCATGCCGGGTACTATCCGGGCGCCCAGGGGATGACGTTGAAGTTGTTGTTCGATCCCGATTCGGGGCTGGTTTTGGGGGCTCAGGCCGTCGGCGGTGCGGGCGTCGATAAACGGATCGATGTGATCGCGACCGCCATCCAAGCCGGTTGGACGGTGGAGGATCTGGAGGAAGTTGAACTCTGTTACGCCCCCCAGTACGGGCACGCAAAGGATCCGGTCAATATGGCCGGCTTTGTCGCATCCGGCGTTGTGCGAGGGGATCACCCCGTCGTGCACGTCGAATCGATCGCCGACGCGATGCCGGTCGAAGAATTCCGGATCGATGTCCGCACACCCGGCGAATTTGCCAAGGGGCATCTGCCCGACGCGGTCAATGTTCCGCTGGAAGAACTGCGGGACCGGCTGGATGAAATCCCGCGAGATCGACGTGTCGTCACGTATTGCCAAGTCGGGCTGCGTGGCTACATGGCCAGTCGCATTTTGATGCAGCGTGGTTTCGACGTGAAGAATCTGAGCGGTGGATACAAGACATGGGTCCAGCACCACGGTGAACAAGTGCCGGTCGCCTAAGCCGTCCAAGTCATATCGCCAGTTGTATAACGACAAAACGATGCATCGGAGTTGATCCGGTGCATCGTTTTGCGCGTTTCAGGTGACTGTTTCTTGACGAATTTTTGGAAACTATCGCATCAACGTCGCCGCTGGCATGGTGGCGATGCCGACACCGGCGGCCGGCGGAGCCGCCAGGCCGTATCCGCTGGTGCGTGGTGCCAAGGTGGTGGCCGGTTGGCCGGCTTGGCTGATCGATCGGTTGTCAGCAGTCGATCCGACCGGCGTGGTACCGGCGACCGTGGTTGATGACAAACGCGGTGCGTTGGTGGATCGGGCCAAGTTGGCGGATGCCGATCCGAACGGAACGATCCGCTCGCCCGAACCCAGCGGTCGCAATCGTGCGGCCAAGTCCGAACTGGTTGTCGACGCGGCTGGACGGGTGACTTGACCCACCGGTTCATAATCGACGCGTTCTTCGCGAACGATTCGGTGAACGGTTTCGGGAACCTGGACGGTCTTGGTTTCCGCAACGTACTCGGTCCGGGTCGTTGTTTGATTGACAACGTCGGTTTGCGTCTGCCAGTGAACCTGAGGCTTGAATCGATAGGCCAGCGACGGCTTGGCGAAAGGATTCCAACGGTTGGCGTAGTAGGGTTCCAGGACGGTTCGCGTCACCGGATACAGAGTGGTCCGAGTGGTCGGTCGCGTCTCGGTGACCGTCCGAGGCGCATAGGTGGTTTGCTGGCGTGAAACCATGCGAGTTTCTTGGACCGGTCGTTCGATCGTCTTCTTGACCGGGGCATAGCCGATTCCGGTGGTCGGGTCGGTGTACAGCCCCGATGACGCTTGCTGGGCGGTGGCGTTGCTTGCGACCCCACACAGGATGCCTGCGGTCAACAAGGTTCGTGGCAGCAGAGCCGGGCAATGACGACCGCTGGCGACCGTCGAAACGCGGGATAGAATCCGATGCTTCATGGCTGGTCCTCGCCGTGTTCGATGTGTTTGAAAAGACAGCGGTGTTTCACGATTGTGACCTGACCGTAACCGGATCAAACCGGCACCGCTCGGATTGAAGCATCGGCCGAGATCAGACTCTCAACGCAGTAAAAAAAATGATTGATGCGGATTTCGTCGCAATGTTGCGGTGCCCCGTCGACGGCAGCCAGCTCGAATTGGTGCCCCCCGATTTGTTGGGGCAGATCAATCAATGGATCGAAGAAAAACGGCTTTTTAACACCGCCGATCAAGCCGTCAGCGAACCAATCGAGGCTGGGTTGCGACCGACCGGAAGACCGGTGATCTATCCGGTCCGCGACGGCATTCCCGCCCTGGTGCCCGATGAGGCGATTCGATTGCCCGACGAAGGTGGGGCCGACTTGGGAAACTGACACAGGGGATCACTAGCACTGGCACGAAGCCCGCCGCGACTCAATCGGTCGGATGGCGGTCGCCGCGAAAGCCGTCTATGACCAGTCCGGACCTTCGTCGCTGCCCGGATCGCCGCACCAAGCGGCCAATGCGGCGATAACTTGATCGCGACCGGATGCATTGGTCCACAACGAATCGTCGACGTCCAGACGGATTTCGTATTCGCCTTCACGGGTACAGTCGTCTTCGCCGCAAAAGTGTGGCACGTCGCTGACCCAAACGATCCGGTACAGGGGGACGTGCTTGTCATCGATAACGATGAGCGGCGATTGCGACATGTCGTGACCTCATTCATCGGATGAATCAGTATCGCGGAAAAGGGTCCCGCGTGTCGGCGGATGAACTCCCGGGGCTTCCTCTTTTTCCGCGTTCCAGTGCTCGTCCGCTACGTTCTGCAGTTTACAAGAAGTCGTCGAGATCGTAGCCGGGACTTTCGCGAATTTCGCTCGATCTCCGGAGCATCCGGCGACGCATTTCGGCACGCATCCGACCTGGCGTCAGTACCGTGGCACCTCAGCATCGATTTGTTGACTCCACAAGTCGATCCCGCCGGACATGCTGCTTGAATTCAAAAAACCACTATGTCGCAATACAAACACCGCGTGCAGGCTTCGCACCCCGTGGTGGCAATAAACGATGATGGGACGATCGCGAAAAGGTTCCAGTTCACCGATTCGACTCGGAAACTCGCTTAGCGGAATCAGTTTGGCGCCCTGAATCCGTGCCAGTTCAAATTCGTCCTGCTCTCGGACGTCGATCAGCACCACGTCCGGGTTTTCCTTGATTGCGGTTTGTGATTGGATAACGGTGATTTCCAAGGGAACATCAGAATCAGGCAAAGCAAAATCTCTGTCGGGCGAACTGCGAGGCAGAACGAGCGTTTGGTCAAGTCGACAAAACGATCGCCTATTGAGACGGCGGTTGGTTGGGGGGCGAAATGGACGCCATGATCCGCGTGTGGAAGACGATTTGATCTGGGTACATGGAAAATACCATGTCCGGATAGAAGGTCGAAATCAATCGCTCCAGGGAGACCATGTCACGCCGTGTCGAACTGTACGAATTGATCATTGATTCGGACAAGCTGATGCGATGATCGGATTGATTCAATCCGGCCAGTTCCCTGGCTCGCTGTTCCGCCGCTTTCATCGCTTGTTGCACCATCGCCAAGCGTTTCTGGGTGGTCACGTTGGCGGCAAACAATGCGATCGGATGTGAAATTTGGCTGGATGATGGTGAATAGATCACCGATCGCGAAGACGACGATGATTCCACCAAGTCCTCCGGTGGAAGGACTTGTAAAAGGTTTTGAAGTTGTTGTTGCCCTTCGACCAAGTTTGATTCTTGGTCGAGTGCTCGGTCGTCGAGTTCGTCCAAGATCAGCATGATACAGCGGGCGATCGTTTTCGGTTCGCTGGTGACGCCGTTGCGAGCCCGAAGAGCAATGGAGCTGACGGACTGCGATTCCGGACCGGCCGAAAAGAACGCGGAGTGGATGTGAGCTTGGTCACAACCCATTTCTGCTGCGGCACGTTCAATGACCAACCGGCGTCGACGCAAACCTTCGATCGCGTCCTGAGAATCGGAGGCGCTGCTGGATAAGGGAATCACCAGTGCAATGTGCGTGGGGGCCAACGCGGTCT is from Crateriforma conspicua and encodes:
- a CDS encoding PSD1 and planctomycete cytochrome C domain-containing protein; this translates as MASVIASLAVPGPGFADGPDGKTSDADDVDFARDIKPILSDHCFACHGPDEHDRQAGIRLDTADGIFDVVDTDEPADSLMLERIRESDPDLVMPPPDYHKPLSAKQKDTIERWIAQGATFEQHWSFRPIDDTVPANVQKIADAKDLSIIDAFVEASLRRIGLSSNDQADPESLLRRVSLDLTGLPPDETIAAEYLADPSLEGYQRLVDRLIDSPAYGEHMARYWLDVVRFADTHGLHLDNYREMWPYRDWVIQAFNDDKRFDTFITEQLAGDLLPDPSMDQLIASGFNRLNVTTNEGGSIYDEVFARNVIDRTDAFGTVFLGLTTGCAVCHDHKFDPITSKDFYSLSAYFNSLDGSAMDKNVKDPAPTIQVPSEEQKAEQQQLARDLRQVRQEMDGPIASVDADQRRWERSLQSDPVIAAPTINNVHSKSGVAMTVDDDGTISLDEAAADTDVVTITATVPADADWQTLHLHSIADATTNRVGASPNGNVVLSEIDLQIRRGDGNWEPLKIQSATADVEQADGKFAVSYAIDGDINTGNAGWAVGGHQSVGDRNAWFTFSPIRTGQDKTPVQLKVRLSFLSQYEKHQFQTIRLALSDRGATIPEDDRVVVGPTHTVGPFQLQRADQGYQDNFPIDRKAFDADRDVNYGGRTYRWQHRGDLPAIAINPPAESTASPGVLFIHQSIQSPKAQKVRLMLGVDGGFLVYLNNKEVASRRQDRKLDPLGDQWELNLRKGENHLLFRLVQHDRPLRWNYAFAGPSVSVPDHVHQIAATDPAQRSAELTKAMQRYFRSGFCQHPDWIAITMQERAIQKAQTDLNEAIPTTLVWKETKQPRQAHVLNRGQYDSPGEKVDRAVPDWLPIIPDGANNDRLGLARWLTRPDHPLTARVAVNRFWQQLFGTGLVKTSEDFGSQGEPPSHPKLLDHLAADFVQSGWQVKRLMKRLVMTETYRRSAKAQPEHLDVDPNNRFFARGPRFRLDAEVLRDQALHLAGMLNTTMGGPSVKPPQPSGLWYAVGYTRSNTANFKADSGPDVYRRSIYTFWKRTSPPPQMSTFDAPSRESCTVRRERTNTPLQALLMMNEPQYLESAKTLATRVIEHPELSDDAERAAWLMRHVSLRQPSESQVDELVVLLNDLRNYYAENPTTAAKLSGDSSAQHAAWTVVCSTVMNLDQVVCK
- a CDS encoding DUF4404 family protein, producing MIRVISRYSRLASPFTPIGSPKMRTELEKTLDDLHHQLESAATLDQDQRARLRQAVTEIRQSLDREDVSSQTLASRLREATEQFQVEHPSLTNSVGRVADILSQMGI
- a CDS encoding sigma-54-dependent transcriptional regulator — protein: MKLLLVDHDDDFRQGCARWMQHKGHRVTQATCGVEALQLCERHGYDVVVIDIDMPGVTGLEFLQRVRQDDLDLEVVILTGQGSISSAVAAMQMGACDYLTKPCALGELEHHCHVAHDRAVLRRENQNLKAVMSRQRPAARLVGHSAPIASVKRMIEKVAPTDKPVLIEGESGTGKEVVARLIQKHSHVAERPFVTINCAALPEQLVESELFGHLKGSFTGATADKPGLFEIADGGTLFIDEIGELPPSLQPKLLRVLEDGSMRRIGCHKERVVNVRVIAATNRDLEDEVEQGRFRRDLYYRINVLSLRLPPLRDRVGDIDVLIDHLLPDDWHVDVLARQAMNAYHWPGNIRQLINVLERAMILANGQEITLDDLTHDVADCTGDAECQVVTATPRSILDQAGMQEGRTPLTIDELTKTHVLDVLSACNGNKAKTARMLGIHRRKLYRLLHRYEGDAVPATDDVVQ
- a CDS encoding methyltransferase family protein, giving the protein MNPPLDPSEVIKTARAGWVLVTAQMVLAAALVLSSRWSPPDAWMLILMVPGIVVAITAWLAIGLRRLRIHPTPGQQTVLTMAGPYRWVRHPMYAGLLLFTLAQLPFDWQPWRFVSWVCLLGVLWSKSSIEENALMQRFETYRDYRSRTGRFLPRIIPATGSAFRR